Genomic window (Hippoglossus stenolepis isolate QCI-W04-F060 chromosome 11, HSTE1.2, whole genome shotgun sequence):
GACCTTGCCACTCTTTGTGGACAAAGTATTTATGTCTGTCATTCTATCCATTTCCCCCTGAGGTAAAGAGAacctgaaatatatatttacttttaacaAAGGAAACTGGTCTTCAGTGAAAGGTAAAGCTGATGAGGATGTGTACCAACCCATTGAGTTGATTAGTAACTACAataatattgtgtatttgtttgtcagctctAACTAAATTAACCATACAGACATAAACTATGACAGAGGCTAAAAAACAATGCATTTGGATGATGCAGTTGCCATGATCGGATCCTGATTGACAATACCTATCTTAAATATTCAGTTAtttcacctttttgtttttcttcggAATAGCGAGTTCAAGTCAGATTTTGTGCCATGAAGTTTGTATGTGGCTCTGGAAGATGCTGGGTTTGCTTCAGATAAAGTGATGCTGCTTCCTTTACAAGTGGCAATTAACATGGGAGCCCAATAAATGTTCACCTGAACAGATGCTGTTGTCTGCCCTTTTTTATCAAATTCATTTACATTATACTGACGACTGAcggtttggaagaggagggtgaggtgaggggtagtCAGCTGCAATGTGAcactccaccactagatgtcactacattctacacactggatctttaaataaaaaagggggCCCATTctcgggtaaagaaaacaattcgtacaattttaGATGATTtaacaccagtgaaaacatccctgtgattatttcatattcaatatctgccaaaatatcctttcacctaaatctcacacacacttcacctttTCGttttttggattaaattctgatttaaactgatttttaaaaaattcaaGTAAATTGTGATGATAACCGAGAATATGACGCGTTCTGAATCGAGCTCGGTTCGAGGCGacgcaaataaaaaaaaaagctgagctGGGCTTTTATTGCGAAGGAGCCGGAATTAGCGCAGCGATCTGCCTCTCGCTCAGCGGGGCTCGTCAACACGGACTCCGGAGGAACCCGGTGCGTCTCCCCCGTCACGGGACGTGTGAGGAAGGGCCGACGCCTCCGCAAACCACCGGGAGTCGAACCGTGTACCGCGCAGGCTGTGTTCCGGTGAGTTGGGTCCGCGCGAAGGGCAGGTTGTCCGTCCTCCGCCGTTAGCCTGTTAGCAGCTAACGGCTAGCTGGGCTTAGCTGGCGCCGAGCATCGTCTCGTCTCCTGACTTCGTGCGTGCGTCTCCTCCGCCGTGAAGGTGTGACGGTTCCATTCCGGTTCCTCCCGGTGTCAGTGGGAGGaaccgagcagcagcagcaggatgatgatgaaCGAAGCTCGAACGTCTTTATTCCCGAGCGGCTGCAACACAcctgctgtgtttacatgttccacaaacacaacaaacactgaccCACAACATCATGTCACTCACCTACACGTCCGAATCGTCTCCAGGCAGACGTCCAGGTCGAGGAGCCCGAGAGCTGCTGGAATGACCGATTGGGCAAGATATTGATTATTGGAACCAAATGATATGAATTGTAAGTTAATCGATGACTCACCAGTGCAAAGATGCCACTGGTCCCAGCCTCTCGAATGGGAATCAGTTCTGAGTAAACAGGTCTTTACGTTCCTTGCTTTGAAGCTTTTTTATTATAGGCACGTTTCATATTTTAATGGCATTTTCAACTATATATCTACATagtaaagaaagtaaataaatatatagattttttttaaatatagctAATGTGCTGTCATTGCATGTAGTGTCTGTCTTCTGGGTTAacatccctctgtctgtctcacgcTGCCAAGTAAAGCCTGGTCGTCCTCCTTTGAGCGGAGGACTCCCGTTTGCTCTCTTGACCCTCTGGTGACCTTCTTTCCTGTGACAACTTTCAGACTGTGGTCTCACCCGGACAGGAAGGAGGGATGCCGGTGGAGAGTGGGAACAGCGCCGCCGCCCGCCAGGCCAAGCAGAAGAGGAAGTCCCACAGCCTGTCCATTCGCAGGACCAACAGCACGGAGCAGGAGCGATCCGGCCTGCAGAGAGACATGCTGGAGGGACAGGTGATCCACCTCATTAACACTCAAAGTAAAGACTCAAAGTGTTTAAagcctggaaaagctagcaagagaaatgaaaatgattgcTCGTGTTTAGTCCAGTCCTGCGAGGTGCTTGTTCTTTTAAGACAACTTCATTTGTCAACGGCGATCGGGGCAGGAAGAGGATTTCACCAGATAAGATAAAACGTGTTTCAGAAACCACTCAGCATCCCGACATTTATATGATCAAGTGTCTAAGTAATAATCCCTCCAACCAGCGGCCTGTcattccagctgctgctcctcccctGTTCATCATCAGCTGTCCTGCTGTGGCTGTCGGCACCGTACGAACTCCAGCTGTAAGCCGAAGCCAGTTGGGTTTCGATGCAGCTGGTTTATCCGGCTCACAAtggtttttattgttgctgGTTTAACCGTGCCACAGTTTTACACCGTGGTTTAAAAGAGATGCATTCAGAAGTATTTCACTTCACTCAGGTGGATTTTCTAAATTTCATTGGCTAAAAAGGAACTGAAATACTTGTGGGATGTTGGGGGAGCTCGGTTACCTGCAGCCGATTATCTGAAAAGACAATAAATCTAGAAGTGGAGACATGACACTGCTTCCAGACCTgtactgaactctggagaaacCCCGGACCTTCTCAGGAGTGTCTCTGGAGTTGCCAGTTGACGGATGCACAAATGTTTCATTAATTAATAAGCACCTGTTGTCGTAACGCAACTCTATGTGCAGATAATTCATTTCAATGTTTTGAATTAATTCTTATTTTGAAGTTCATTtggtgtttgttcatgtgtcagATTGACAGGAagtagtgtttgtgttgaagccTCCTACACGTATGTGCTCTGTCGTAGCATCAAGCAGAACTCCTGTTTCCTGTATCAGACTCTGAGTGTCGACgctgcatttaaaataaataaataatcacagtCACTGTGACAGGAGCTGGATTTCTATCTGAACGATGCACAAACAGTTTTATCCTTTTCTCGTGACTATTTTTTTCCACTCTGGTCCCTTTTGGTCCCAGTCCTCTGATAATCTGGAGTCTTTCATGAGAATGGAGGTAAGTTTAAGGTGTCGCGTCCCCGTGTTTGAGACATAAGTGTCACTCCCCTGATAGTTGTTAGAGATAGATTATTTAGCTTGGTATAGATTAGGTTTGATTAGTATTTAGTAAATGTGTTGTGTGGTCGGGATTTCACCTGAATCAGAAGCTGTGTCCCAATGGCCGCTTCACCCAGAGGCGGCCGATTGCTTCACAGCGTTCAAGTCTCCTTCCATTTCCTCCAGAACTGTTTCCAGTTTCATAATTTTGTCTCCCGAGGATAATTCAAAGCTCTGATAAGAAACCGCCTCACTTATGAGTGCAAATGCGACTCCACTTCCTCAATCTACTGAATCTGCTTCCAACAATCTCTACTTTGTTCAATTGATCCTTTTGTCTGTTtcgatgtgtttttatttgtataattttgtaACCTTCGAAATGTTGTGCTGTCTCTGCCACGCCTCCCTTGAAAATCTCAAGTGTCATCCTGGTCAAATGACGGTGAAAGGTTAAAAAGACACAGTCAGAGTGTAACTGAAGCTACAGCCACGCTACTGCTACGACTCTCTGTCCACACGTCTCAGCTCACCTCGAGCTCTTGTCTcctccacatgtaaacagttgtatcattgtacaAATCCAGAGTTTAACTAAACAACAGCTGCTAGagaagacaacagggtcagtaacacttgtaattgatccTccgtgttctacactggtagctgaggTTTTCTTCTGAAAGAGGCTCAAGTGACGGGAGCCTGACGGATCAGAGGAGGCGACATCGCGACAGCAAAGCGGTTGTGAGAGTTTCCAAACACCTGCGTTTCCGCCCGTCCAGACGAAAACGCAGCCCCGGACTTTTGAAACCAAAACAGGAgtagcagcgtttccaaacgtctctgTTTCAGCGGCGCTAAATctccggagtagtgtggacgccaggcgtatcTAAAGTGTGGCTGGAGCCTAAAACACCTGTGTACTTTCACCCAGACCTCTACTCAGCCTCTCACCTCCTCAGTGGTGATCCACGTCGTTTACTCTTCTCCGTGTTCTCTCCCTGCAGGACTCCAAACTGCCCCTGTCTCTGAGGAGCAATCTGCTGGACCTGTTCAGCCAGATCGAGAGGGAGTTTGAAAACCTCTACATAGAAAACCTGGAGTGTAAGTTATCGCAAATAAACACTAGGAAACCAATGTGCAGCCAGAAGCTTCTCATTTCTAGTCAGTCTCTGCTCTTAGAGCCGTCGGCCATTTTTAACATGCGACCTGCTCAATCCTCAGTACGCAGAGAAATCGAAACGCTGAACGACCGATTGGCTCCAGACGGACAGACCTTCGAGGGGGCAGATTTAGCCAAAGGAGGACTTAAAACAAAAGGTGAGTAGCTCTCCACATTCCTCTGCGTTTTCATCTCAAGCGGATCATTGTAAACGGTGCGTGTATcatgaaatgtatttgtatgtaatTTCTTTTATTAACTGTGATTTCTCTGACATTAACTCACAGCGAGTCACAGCACCAGTCAGCTGTCACAGAAACTGAAGACGACCTACAAGGCTTCCACcagcaaagtaaatgttttattcatttcttctCATTAATTTTTTGCAGTGGAACGAAGGTTTTGTGAATTAAATAGTgaaattattattgtatatttgtcaGTTGTTTAAGTCTGCTTGTGTGTATGATCTGTTGCCAGTTCATTATCATTATGAGAATATAAGTTTCCATATCGGCAAACATAAGGCGTAAACGTAAGGCTCATATCTGTCGATTTCTATCACTCGATTGATAAATCGGTCAGGCTCTATAGATATTGTTTCCACTCTTATTGATGTAaattattatgtaaatattacagtgtcagtgcagcagagaaaatgttaatTGACTTTTTACAGAATACAAAATGGTTTACTAGGTTAAATTGGCCTCGTTGTTTCTCAGTAACACTTCTGAATGTTTCAGAGAAGAACTGTTGTCTCTCTCACCTTTTTGCTCGTAGCCGCGTTCAAATTCTTGCCACGCCAGAGTAGGCGGAACCCGCAACTTCAGCGTAACCGGTTGGGAGTTGTGGGGTGGAGACTCATGGGTAATTTATTGATGATTTCTCCCCCTTGTGTGCCAATATGCATGAACAGCCCAGCCAGGGGGTCGACTCTCCCTCCCCAAGAGACCTGGTCATTCAAATGTAGGAGTTCgagctctttgtttctgtgtgagatGAAACACGACTTCGTTATCTCACTAACAGACTTTTTCAGTTGCTCCTTTCATTTTTGATTTAGCTACTTGTTGGCATTCACATAATGGTACACTCTGGAGACATCTATAACATGAAGCAGTTGTTACCTCGCCTTTATTAATATAATACTCACGTAGGAGGAGCATTCGCTGCCTGCTTTAGATCATGGCTTAACTGTGACGAGTGTGTGGTCTGCTGATCGGTGCTTGGCCGTATCCGATTTAGCTTCTTTCATATCTTTTTTTGGCTGTTGACAGATATTAATCAGATATCGACACATCTTTTGTTCTTCAGGACATTGATCTTGAAATAaaactagaacggcactcagtagagcgcggGCCTCCGCCACGACCCAACAGTCGAgttgtttttggacattttaatgaagaaccTTTACATTATACATCTTTAATTTCAAACCAgctgcacaaacatgaacatactcatagatatcagcccCTGAAGTGTGCCGTGCTGTTTTCATCTGGCGACAGCGGTTGGAGACATCATGTTTTCCTGCGTCCGCCCGTCCCACTCTTGTGAAGGCAAAGTCACAGGAGCGTCGTGAGGGAATTTCTTCTGAGGCTGAACGAATTAGATTTTAATGGTTCACTTTCTCTATCATTGTGAGATTTAATTTCCACAATtttccccagggaataattcattggatcttgatgaaaacaaccaaCCACATTCAGAGGATTGATATTTATGACATGTGTGAagtttgctgcagcttgattgaatctaaggaGACTGATGGGCCTCGGCACAGGAATGTGCtcgattacgcaaaaactacttaaccgatttccatgaaattctgTGGAGGGGTGAGAGATGTCCCGAGGAAGAAACCTTTGAGTGGATCCAGGTTAAATGGGTTAAAGTGAATGGGCTGATGCTCAGATCCTGAAGAACAAATGTGTTACTGTCCTATTATTAGATTTTTCGCAGGGATTTAACATGTGACTGTTACTAGCTCACTTGCATCCATTTAGCCTCTCGTCTATCACCCAGAAAACAAGTGGTTTTAAAAGACATCTAAAATATTGATTTACTGTGAATCAAGTCAAATCTTGATGTGGCCATAGCAGACTACACACTGTAGGGCATTAACCGCTGGGTGCGTTAAATTCTTTTGCAGTTCCTCATGTTTTCCTTGAACCTCGCAGTCCCTGTTGCTTCCTTGTTAAACGCAACACGAATGCATCCGTGTTACATTTAACAAGTTCTGGATTCATCATCATTCTCCGCACAGCAGGAAACACTCAAGTTAAGGCCTTTGCACATAATCAGCGACGCAAATGAATGATGTGAAATCACGAATGATTCCCGGGTGAATTTCGACGAGCCCAACTATTCACCTTTAAAGCTGGAGCGCCGAGCAGGAGCGACCAGGCCTGCAGAGAGATGAACTGGAGGGACGGGAGATGACTCGTGTTATTGAGACAAAAACTGCTCAGAAGGTGTTTAAAGCTCGGGTTGGTACGCCTGGAAAAGCTgacaagagcaggctacactcGTATAAAATGGAAGCGATGCATCCCCCGCCCCCTCCATCGGCCCTCTCATTAcagctgcaccccccccccccaaaagcACATGAACGTGCGCTGACCCACAACTGCTAGTGGAGGCGAACATGTGGAGTTTCACTGATTCAGGAGCTTAAACTGTATCACAGCCGCTTCAACACATAGAGAAGAAACTGCTGAAACAACTGGAACCAAGATCATAGTTTTTTTAGGTAATTAATTTGCTTTTAAACAGTCGTGGCTGTGTCGCCTTTTGCTGGATCACAGCTTCCAGTCGGCTACATCAcagcaacaaagacaaacataagTAAAAGTCAAAAGACAACTAAATGGCAAAAAATCACTTTGtaagttgttcttcttctgcttcaaAATGTGATGTTGTCACAAACTCGCTTTCTGGTTAAATATGTACATGTTGGAAGCAAAACACTGGAAAAATTGAATCTGCAATAAACAGTCCCAGAATCAGTGAAAATTCCCACGCTGATGTGAAAGCTTCATTTGTCTGGATATGGGTTCGAAAAATATGAATCACAGGATAAAAAAACGTGTCTAGTGTGCAAAGTCCTTCACTGTTGATCCTGGGTCAACTCTTCACTCATTCTCACAAACATCAAAATGGGGAAATACATGCTCGTTGCATCAAGAAATGGTAATCTATTGCTAATCTGTGCTAACAACCAGCAGCCACTTGTTCCCACTGTGCTTAGCAGTGGTATTTTTCATCACGTGATCTTCGttgtctattttaaattttgactGTCAGTCGTTGAATGTCTTTGGTTCAACAGATGATACGGTGCAGCCTGACAGGTGAATGATGCTGTTCTCTATGCTCTCCTGCTTCCTTTCAGCTGGAACTTATTTAGCGGCCTCTGTCCGAAACGAACCAAGAGTCCAGTTTGTATCATCCCTATCTTCAATGTAAACACCTCGACCACGCCTTGATTCGACTCATAATAATCACTGGcctttttcttctgtctcaCCGTAACTCCGTATTTTTTGCCCCCTCCAGATTTTCCTTTCTTGCGGTTTTGCACTTACAGTAATCCTGGTATGATAAAAGCAAGATGCAGTACTGCTGCGTAAAGTGTCTGCACTGTGTCGACACCAGATCTGGGTTGATGGTCAGTGGCGGTGAATGTTTTAAAGCACGTGGAACATTAGACGGGTGGCGTTAATGgcgacccccccccacccgtcATATGCCCAGACGAGCTTAAAACGAACACTGTACCAACAAAGATCTTTTGGTAAAACCTCTTGAACCCAGGACTGATATAAATAACGCAGTAATAAGCCAAAGCTTCTTAGCCCTGGCATACTACAAGGCCCCCGCCGAGCAGCTCCTCAGTGATCCTCAGTTCTGCTTCCTCCCTCGATCGGACCAGGGTTCCTACACAGCTCTGGAGAAGTCTGGGAAAGTTTTCACCGCTATTTTACCGTATTAGACATAAATTAACAATCAGGCTGCTATTACAAAGACACGAATAGCATCCATGCCCTAAATAGGGTTACATGTTATTGATTTGAGAGAAGGTGTAATTGGTTAATTTTGTGGCATCTCAAAAATATGATCATTTATAAGTAGAAGTCAAATCTGTAACGATGCAAAGTGTTGGGTCTTAATCGTAGAGTGTAAATCAACATGGACGACGCCTCCACTTCCGCCCGATATCCtgaaatgaagataaaacatcCCGGATGGAGTCGAGTCTGTGCAGCGGCGATcgaggtcccgctgatacacgccctcgaccaatcaggagtcagtctcagctgtcaatcatgacatctcagcccattttttacatcatcaaataactaattaaaactgatcagaaacatgaagacaaacaacagtgtgatgagaactacctcaaatgacagaatttgatttaatgtgaattttaattatgtcgtccatctttatttatagtctatgGTCCTAATGCCCCCAAATATGCATTTACAGTCTTCAACTCTACTATAACTTCTGTCAAGGTGATATTTAAGAATCACAGTAAAGTCTTCACACAACCCAAAGACGAGGACGAGTTACAATGTGTAGGAACCCTGTCGGCGACGCAGCtgtgctttgtgtctttaggtgtttgtgtgttaactTGAGTTTGGTGTCGCTGTCAGATTGTGTCCAGTTTCAAAGCGACCACGTCCAGAGCGGTGTGCCAGCTGGTCAGGGAGTACGTCGGCCACAGGGATGGCATCTGGGACCTCAGCGTCACCAGGACACAGCCGGTGGTGCTGGGAACAGCATCTGCAGGTATTTCACTCATTTTGTTTCTGGCACCAGTTCTTTTTGTTTGCTCCCCAAATGTCTCTCCATGTTTCCCCCAGAACACCTTGTGTCCACGTCAGTCTTTGTCAGGTTTCGTTCGTGTGGCTGAAGGAATTGTGTTTTTGGGGGTTTTCCTTCCATCTGGTTTTTGTGAATACAATATCTTAAGAAAGAGTCTTCACTTCTTCTCCAACATGAATGGATCAGATTTCAGTGGTGAAAGGTCTGGGGGACCTCATGTGAAACTGGAAAAACATGTATGATTGAAGCTACTGTGACAGTTACGTCtctctgtcattttgtttttatcttgtttgaCCGCTTGCTGAAAAATTCATTTCATACTAGATTTAaccacagttttaaaaaaaaatgatgaccAATTAATAATATATGCCATTGCTTTTACACTTTTACCCTCcattataaatgaaaaataactttttcatttctaatgTCTTCCAACAGACCACAGTGCGATGCTGTGGAGCATTGAGACTGGGAAGTGCCTCCTCAAATATATGGGCCATCAAGGATCAGGTAAAGTTTAGATCTACTGTAAAGTTATGAAACGTGTGAATGTGTGCTTTTGAATTATGCCATGTTCTTTCAAGTGTCttctttaattttttattgACTTAAAAAGgccatttaaaaatgtgaatcaGGAAGTGAAATGCAAATTTTTGGAtatgaaagtaaataaaatggtGTCTGTTATGAAGTAATACAGTTAACCATGTCTCCGCAGTCAACTCCATCAAGTTCCACCCCACTGAACAGATGGCTCTAACGGGTAAGGAAAAATCCTGAATATCCAATGTGGTATAAAACACCCAAATATGAGCCATGCAGAACCTCCTCATAtcgatatttatatatatatacggtatttttcattttgtaataacatctttacacaGCTGATCCCATGCAGATAGTTTTTTTCGTGATAGTTTCGGACCGGTCATTTTGACTCttctttcagacctgcactgaactctagataatctcctgaagttatccagaggggctgcatgtgagaactgGAATGTGCGAGTCAGAGTGTTCTCGTGAATTCGTCTAACcgcagaatctcctgctgtgttcttcaaatgtgaaagacgaactccagagaatgtccggaccctgttgtgtggacattctccagagtccgtgtctgaaaacggcttcgGTGTCTTTGccccttctctcccctcctcagCCTCCGGAGACCAGACCGCTCACATCTGGAGGTACATGGTTCAGCTGCCGACTCCACAGCCTGTAGCTGATATGAGCGTGAGCATCAACAGCACTCCAGccccttttgtttgtgttgctgtgtcacTCTGATCGAGTTCCTGATGTCGTGTGAGTTGTTCAAACGTCTGTAACCCGTCACGTCTTTCCATCGTATGTCCCTtctgcaacagcagcagacaccCTGTGAGGACGACGTGGACTTTTCGGATAAAGATGAGGCCGACGGCGAAGTCGAGGGTCCAAATGATTGTCCCTCCGTCCGCGTGGCGACCACGACTCTGCGGAGCCATCAGGGCGTGGTGAtcgctgctgattggctggtggGGGGCAAACAGGTGGTGACGGCCTCCTGGGATCGAGCCGCCAACCTGTACGATGTGGAGACGTCGGAGCTGGTTCACTCACTCACTGGTAGGAGGAAGGAAAATATCAAGTTTAAGTTGGGAAGTTTTATTaagaattaaaacatttgtttgactGAGCGGAACGAAATAAATCTTAAATGCAACGCACCGATTGAAGTAGTTTGCCTCGtaatccagcagagggcacaATAATTACCCCCACTAATTGCAGGGTTGCAACAAAAGGTAATTATtcaatcgtgtgtgtgtgtgtgtgtgtgtgtgcgtgtgtgcgtgtgcaggccACGACCAGGAGCTGACCCACTGCTGCACACACCCCACCCAACGTCTGGTGGTCACCTCGTCCAGAGACACCACCTTCAGACTGTGGGACTTCAgagatccatccatccactctgTCAACGTGTTCCAGGGACACACTGagtcagtctcacacacacacacagacacacacagacacacacagacagacaacatgTATGTGAGGTCAAATACTATCGATAAACAGCCAAAGAACAAAAACCTAGATGCATCGATGTTGTATTTGCATTCGGGTTAAGTTTTGCTTTAAATACTGATTTGTTTTGACCAATAAGGTAAAAAGTTGTTGGGGATtcaagaggaaataaaaccttTTGATAATGGAAACtcatttctgttctgtttctaaCCTGCTTCCTTGTGGTTTGCAGCACGGTGACGTCCGCTGTGTTCACGGTGGGAGACAACGTGGTGTCTGGGAGCGACGATCGAACCGTCAAAGTCTGGGACCTGAAGAACATGAGGTCGCCCATAGCAACCATCCGCACCGACTCGGCTGTCAACAGGTCTcattcaacacaaactcactgTTGATGATTTTTACACAGATAATTGTACGGAGTATTTGAGGATAATAAGCTCAAGGTGAAAAACTACATCGGCCGTTTAACTGCTCGTAACGTGTCAGGTCAATAATCAGGTCGTCAAACTGAAGCATTCAGCTCTGGTCAAATTTCTCTCCAGTGGAAAACGCACCTTGTTGTTTGAGGGCTCTGTCCAACCAACAGCTCAAACCCCCAAAATAACGTTTGTTTGccttttattttgcatttgcgCTGATTTGTGGCAAAGAAAAGCTGATAAGCGTGAATTTATAATGAGTGAATGGATGTGTTCATTGTGTGATGCCTTCAACTACCTTATGTGGAGCTGCCTATGTTAGAGCACCTGTGTCTGTTacactgctgagctgctggtgtTCGTCCTGTTCAGGATCAGCGTGTCGGTGAACCAGAAAATCATCGCTCTTCCTCACGACAATCGGCAGGTCCGACTGTTCGACATGTCCGGGGTGCGACTGGCTCGCCTCCCGCGGACCaacagacaggtgagtcagtggaggagacacacagacacacacacacaccacacacacacagacacacacacacggtcaaaTTAGTGAATATATAAAGTTTTGAGTGAATTCTAGAACGACTACTACTTACTCCCGTTGCTCACATTTACATCTGCAGTAATATTACTTTGGTGATTGGATTGCGATCTGATGGAGCTTC
Coding sequences:
- the wdr37 gene encoding WD repeat-containing protein 37 isoform X5; the encoded protein is MPVESGNSAAARQAKQKRKSHSLSIRRTNSTEQERSGLQRDMLEGQDSKLPLSLRSNLLDLFSQIEREFENLYIENLELRREIETLNDRLAPDGQTFEGADLAKGGLKTKASHSTSQLSQKLKTTYKASTSKIVSSFKATTSRAVCQLVREYVGHRDGIWDLSVTRTQPVVLGTASADHSAMLWSIETGKCLLKYMGHQGSVNSIKFHPTEQMALTASGDQTAHIWRYMVQLPTPQPVADMSQQTPCEDDVDFSDKDEADGEVEGPNDCPSVRVATTTLRSHQGVVIAADWLVGGKQVVTASWDRAANLYDVETSELVHSLTGHDQELTHCCTHPTQRLVVTSSRDTTFRLWDFRDPSIHSVNVFQGHTDTVTSAVFTVGDNVVSGSDDRTVKVWDLKNMRSPIATIRTDSAVNRISVSVNQKIIALPHDNRQVRLFDMSGVRLARLPRTNRQGHRRMVCCSAWCEDNASCNLFSCGFDRQAIGWNINIPALLQEK
- the wdr37 gene encoding WD repeat-containing protein 37 isoform X2, encoding MPVESGNSAAARQAKQKRKSHSLSIRRTNSTEQERSGLQRDMLEGQDSKLPLSLRSNLLDLFSQIEREFENLYIENLELRREIETLNDRLAPDGQTFEGADLAKGGLKTKASHSTSQLSQKLKTTYKASTSKPRSNSCHARVGGTRNFSVTGWELWGGDSWIVSSFKATTSRAVCQLVREYVGHRDGIWDLSVTRTQPVVLGTASADHSAMLWSIETGKCLLKYMGHQGSVNSIKFHPTEQMALTASGDQTAHIWRYMVQLPTPQPVADMSQQTPCEDDVDFSDKDEADGEVEGPNDCPSVRVATTTLRSHQGVVIAADWLVGGKQVVTASWDRAANLYDVETSELVHSLTGHDQELTHCCTHPTQRLVVTSSRDTTFRLWDFRDPSIHSVNVFQGHTDTVTSAVFTVGDNVVSGSDDRTVKVWDLKNMRSPIATIRTDSAVNRISVSVNQKIIALPHDNRQVRLFDMSGVRLARLPRTNRQGHRRMVCCSAWCEDNASCNLFSCGFDRQAIGWNINIPALLQEK
- the wdr37 gene encoding WD repeat-containing protein 37 isoform X1, which translates into the protein MPVESGNSAAARQAKQKRKSHSLSIRRTNSTEQERSGLQRDMLEGQDSKLPLSLRSNLLDLFSQIEREFENLYIENLELRREIETLNDRLAPDGQTFEGADLAKGGLKTKASHSTSQLSQKLKTTYKASTSKPSQGVDSPSPRDLVIQIWNLFSGLCPKRTKSPVCIIPIFNIVSSFKATTSRAVCQLVREYVGHRDGIWDLSVTRTQPVVLGTASADHSAMLWSIETGKCLLKYMGHQGSVNSIKFHPTEQMALTASGDQTAHIWRYMVQLPTPQPVADMSQQTPCEDDVDFSDKDEADGEVEGPNDCPSVRVATTTLRSHQGVVIAADWLVGGKQVVTASWDRAANLYDVETSELVHSLTGHDQELTHCCTHPTQRLVVTSSRDTTFRLWDFRDPSIHSVNVFQGHTDTVTSAVFTVGDNVVSGSDDRTVKVWDLKNMRSPIATIRTDSAVNRISVSVNQKIIALPHDNRQVRLFDMSGVRLARLPRTNRQGHRRMVCCSAWCEDNASCNLFSCGFDRQAIGWNINIPALLQEK
- the wdr37 gene encoding WD repeat-containing protein 37 isoform X3, translated to MPVESGNSAAARQAKQKRKSHSLSIRRTNSTEQERSGLQRDMLEGQDSKLPLSLRSNLLDLFSQIEREFENLYIENLELRREIETLNDRLAPDGQTFEGADLAKGGLKTKASHSTSQLSQKLKTTYKASTSKPRSNSCHARVGGTRNFSVTGWELWGGDSWIVSSFKATTSRAVCQLVREYVGHRDGIWDLSVTRTQPVVLGTASADHSAMLWSIETGKCLLKYMGHQGSVNSIKFHPTEQMALTASGDQTAHIWRYMVQLPTPQPVADMSQTPCEDDVDFSDKDEADGEVEGPNDCPSVRVATTTLRSHQGVVIAADWLVGGKQVVTASWDRAANLYDVETSELVHSLTGHDQELTHCCTHPTQRLVVTSSRDTTFRLWDFRDPSIHSVNVFQGHTDTVTSAVFTVGDNVVSGSDDRTVKVWDLKNMRSPIATIRTDSAVNRISVSVNQKIIALPHDNRQVRLFDMSGVRLARLPRTNRQGHRRMVCCSAWCEDNASCNLFSCGFDRQAIGWNINIPALLQEK
- the wdr37 gene encoding WD repeat-containing protein 37 isoform X4 — encoded protein: MPVESGNSAAARQAKQKRKSHSLSIRRTNSTEQERSGLQRDMLEGQDSKLPLSLRSNLLDLFSQIEREFENLYIENLELRREIETLNDRLAPDGQTFEGADLAKGGLKTKASHSTSQLSQKLKTTYKASTSKIVSSFKATTSRAVCQLVREYVGHRDGIWDLSVTRTQPVVLGTASADHSAMLWSIETGKCLLKYMGHQGSVNSIKFHPTEQMALTASGDQTAHIWRYMVQLPTPQPVADMSQTPCEDDVDFSDKDEADGEVEGPNDCPSVRVATTTLRSHQGVVIAADWLVGGKQVVTASWDRAANLYDVETSELVHSLTGHDQELTHCCTHPTQRLVVTSSRDTTFRLWDFRDPSIHSVNVFQGHTDTVTSAVFTVGDNVVSGSDDRTVKVWDLKNMRSPIATIRTDSAVNRISVSVNQKIIALPHDNRQVRLFDMSGVRLARLPRTNRQGHRRMVCCSAWCEDNASCNLFSCGFDRQAIGWNINIPALLQEK